A portion of the Oscillatoria salina IIICB1 genome contains these proteins:
- a CDS encoding class I SAM-dependent methyltransferase codes for MNTLENFYLNDGIYFLEKQQDTAGKIGKEKWDEIASGWVKTGYGAQQPGGIWVEFPIGRHFDTILDIGCGYGRHAIYLAQTKEMTCNNYYGIDISENMLRRLLHCKEELNFFPDAKMNIICMPCRELPLADNSVDFVMSSSVFMHLSAADVKTIMSEIYRVIKPGGIFIFNDSFHNKKSPTHVLDNLVKSLPLLKEKTRKSNQYSYQEIDKLIKNSELPNKCGSYTIVPNHYEAVPGKLHKYIPLGKKIDHALIKSASPQLTKDVLAASYTVYSDNFK; via the coding sequence ATGAATACTCTCGAAAATTTTTACTTGAATGATGGCATTTATTTCCTCGAAAAACAGCAAGATACTGCTGGTAAAATTGGTAAGGAAAAGTGGGATGAAATTGCTTCAGGATGGGTAAAAACAGGTTACGGCGCTCAACAACCAGGAGGGATTTGGGTAGAGTTTCCCATCGGGCGACACTTTGATACTATTCTTGATATTGGTTGCGGCTATGGAAGACACGCAATTTATCTTGCTCAAACCAAAGAAATGACCTGTAATAACTATTATGGGATTGATATTTCGGAGAATATGTTACGGCGTTTGTTGCATTGCAAAGAAGAATTAAATTTCTTTCCCGATGCGAAAATGAATATCATTTGTATGCCTTGTCGCGAACTTCCTTTAGCTGATAATTCAGTAGATTTTGTCATGTCTAGTAGCGTGTTTATGCACTTATCAGCAGCCGATGTCAAAACTATTATGTCGGAAATTTACCGAGTTATTAAGCCAGGAGGTATTTTTATATTTAATGATTCTTTTCATAACAAAAAATCTCCCACTCATGTCTTAGATAATCTGGTTAAAAGCCTTCCTTTGTTAAAAGAAAAAACTCGTAAAAGTAATCAGTATTCCTACCAAGAAATAGACAAATTAATCAAGAATTCTGAGTTGCCGAATAAGTGTGGAAGTTACACAATTGTTCCCAATCATTACGAAGCCGTACCAGGTAAACTACACAAATATATTCCTTTGGGCAAAAAAATTGACCATGCGTTAATTAAATCAGCTTCACCTCAATTGACGAAAGATGTATTGGCGGCTAGTTATACGGTTTACAGTGATAATTTTAAGTAG
- a CDS encoding DUF29 domain-containing protein, translating to MTKKLETQLRQLYEIDYLKWIETTLEKLRNQDYSAIDWDNLIDEIEDMGKRERRSLKSNLIVVLTHFLKWQYQPELRSSSWKGSIVEHRRRIRESLQDSPSLKAYLETVFSQCYADAIAQATAETELPKETFPEVSPYTLMQVFDANFLPGKDSI from the coding sequence ATGACTAAAAAACTAGAAACTCAACTACGACAACTTTACGAAATAGATTATCTAAAATGGATTGAAACCACTCTCGAAAAATTACGCAATCAAGATTATTCAGCTATCGATTGGGACAATTTAATCGATGAAATTGAAGACATGGGAAAGAGAGAACGCCGGAGTTTAAAAAGTAACTTAATTGTGGTTTTAACTCATTTCCTGAAGTGGCAATATCAGCCAGAATTAAGAAGTAGTAGCTGGAAAGGTAGTATTGTCGAACATCGGCGACGCATTCGCGAATCTTTGCAAGATTCTCCTTCACTAAAGGCTTATTTGGAAACAGTATTTTCTCAATGTTATGCTGATGCAATTGCTCAAGCTACGGCGGAAACTGAACTACCAAAAGAAACATTTCCCGAAGTATCTCCTTACACATTAATGCAAGTTTTTGATGCTAATTTTTTACCAGGAAAAGATAGTATTTGA